The following DNA comes from Centropristis striata isolate RG_2023a ecotype Rhode Island chromosome 3, C.striata_1.0, whole genome shotgun sequence.
CTTACTCAGGCGCCACGTTCAACCATCACACTCATTCCTCGCAAATTTCGCGACCCTCCAGAACGcctacctcctcctcttcatcttcctcccAAAAAGCCTTCCCTTCTGACCCTGTCCCGTAAGGCTCCTCAGAATGGCAGAGCTGCTAAACTGAGGAGGTACTACTCCACACACGCGGTCACCCGCAAGAGACCCGCTCCAGGTGTCACTGGTCTGCGCAATTTGGGGAACACATGCTACATGAACTCAATATTGCAAGTGCTGAGCCACCTGCAGAAATTCAGGGAGTGTTTTCTCACTTTGGACCTGTGTGAGACTGAGGAGCTGCTGGCCAAGACCAATCACTCCCAAGGGACGAAGGGCGTGACAGGAGGTGTAGTCGGCAGCGCTAACTCAGCACTGTCAGGTTGCCCCCTTGGACGCATGGGGAAGGCAGGCAGTTGGAATTTGCCCGTGGGCAAAAAAGAAAGCACCCCGCCTTCCCCGACAGCTTCAGAGTTGGTCCAGCCCAAGGAGCAACGCTGCTCCACCCGCCAGCAGATGTCTCTGTGCCATGAGTTACATACACTTTTCAGGGTCATGTGGTCAGGCAGGTGGACTTTAGTGTCTCCGTTCGCCATGCTTCACTCTGTGTGGAACCTCATTCCAGCTTTCCGTGGATATGACCAGCAGGATGCCCAGGAGTTCCTGTGCGAGCTGCTGGACAAGGTGCAGCAGGAGCTGGACACAGAGGGGTCCAAACGCAGGATAGTTATCCCCATCACAAAGAGAAAACTGTCCAAGCAAGTGCTAAAAGTTCTCAACACCATCTTTCATGGGCAGCTACTCAGCCAGGTGAGACACCAGATATGTGAACATATAAACACTTTACAGTATGATTACCACGTTCCCAACCAGCCTTTAAACTCAGAACCGTGAAAAAGTGAAgcaaagtcatttttaaaagaatacaCAGCGATTTCTCCTTTTAAGTGAGATGTGATTGTAGAGAAAAATAGTGATCCTTTTTCTATTTTCAATATTGCTCAAAGGAAACATTGAGGATGCTGCATCCCTGACATAAACCTATTGCGCTTTGATTCACAAATAATGTCTTCCACAGATacaaagtcatggaaaaaattattagaccattgttttcttcaatttcttgttcattttaatgcctggtacaactaaaggtacatttgttttttgcaaatataatgatgagctgatggtggatggatggttttcttgatgataataaccaactcttaaattaaactcatatgagctatttttgttgttatcattatatttgtctaaacatatgtacctttagttggaccaggcattaaaatgaacaagaaattgaagaaaacaagggtgttttaatatttttttccatgtattttttccactgtatattggttaaaaataatcaatatttatCTGTCCTTAAAAAaactactctttattttttttagacattgtAATACTCaatattaaaatcaatttaaaaaaatctcattgtATTGTTTTTAGAGCTCtatttaatttctaaaaaagtGTTATCAACAAACGTCACAACTTCTTGTTACTGGAGTCCtcatctgtttttcttctctccttgctgtgtgttttttttaggtgaCGTGTCTGTCCTGTAAGCACAAGTCTAACACAGTTGAGCCGTTCTGGGATCTGTCTTTGGAGTTTCCGGAGCGATACCACAGCGTAGACAAAGGCTCAGGCTCTACAGCTTACCAGCGCAGCTGCACCCTCACTGAGATGCTGTCCAAGTTTACGGAAATGGAGGCTCTAGAAGGCAGGATCTATGCCTGCAACCACTGCAACAGTTAGTACAATTTTTACTAATACAATGCAAAACAGCaggttttgaaaaaacaaaaacaatatttctgaTTACTTATCTGTTTGATAAGATTTGTATTCTACAACTGGTGTCTGATAATTCAGGATGCCTGTAAACGGTTTATCAGACACCAGTTGTagaaaaagtttggacacaccttctcattcaatgcgtttcctttattttcatgactatttacattgtagattcatcaaaactattaatgaacacatgtggaattatgtacttaacaaaaaagtgtgaaataactgaaaacatgtcttatattctagtaagcaaagggtggctactttgaggaatctaaaatacaagacatgttttcagttatttcacactttttttgttaagtacataattccatatgtgttcattcatagttttgatgctttcagtgagaatctacaatgtaaattgtcatgaaaataaagaaaatgcattgaatgagaaggtgtgtgtccaaacttttggcctgtactgtatatacccACCAGTTAATTATGCTGTGCTCCACATGTTCATGCAAATAGTTCCATCACACAATTAAATTAGACTTTCAGTTCAGAGGATAGCGCTTCCCATGGGAaattaaatataacaaaaaaaacgtttacataaaaaatacactaaaaaatatacaaaatagtttaaaaaataattgcgtTTAGCTGAGAGAGTGTGGCCTGCACACATTCTGCGTGAGCTAGGACAGCAATGACTCGCTGGTGGAGTGAGACTCTGTTGACAGCCTCGGAGGAGGCAGTGACTTGAAAACTAGGCTGGTTGCCTTCATGAAAGCtacacaaaatgtttctgttcaCAAAGTCTGATATATTGTAAGGAAGTATGTTACCTCTGCACGAAAATAAAACTTGTGGATTAACTTACCTTCTCGTTGTTTCATGGTGTGCCAGAAAGAAGACGGAAATCATCCCACAAACCCTTAGTTCTGTCAGAAGCACGTAAGCAGCTTCTGATCTACCGTTTACCTCAGGTTCTACGGCTGCACCTCAAACGCTTCAGGTGAGTTTTTTTCTACAGGCTTATTTCCTGATAATGTTCGCTGCTAATTCAACTCATTGTGAAAcctagtctttttttttattattgtttttttctgagatCAGAATGCTTAAATCAGGGTTCCTACAGATGCTGAAAATCTTTGAAAtcacttgaattttaatgtggtGATTTCAAGGTTTGCATAATGCTTGGATTTTGAATAAATGGCTTAAAACATAACCTACAAACAGGTGACATGCTTGTTGTTTCCCTTTGGTAGAATGCTGTCATGAAACATAAGCACAATAACATCTCATCTAACATGATGAAGAAGTGCTTTAGTCactatctctgcatatattgaaatatatttattcattgatgtttatactactacatgcaacaacttattaaacattctcaaatatattttctccaacgggaaatatctgtaaaattaaattaaaagtactCTCGGGGAAAACAAacgcaaacaaaaaatatatattgatcataaatgccaaatagcagaaatgtatgtatacaatatgtatagaatgtatgtatatgtcttatttttatattcttattctgtcttctatatctatgtgtctgtaccttgagctgctgtgacaactaaatttcctcACTGCGGGTTAAATAAAGCCATATCTTAATTAACCACAGCTTTTTGTTGCTggaaaaagcttgaaaatgcacTTTAAATTCTTGAAATATGCATGAATTTGACTTTGAGCATGAATGATTTCACAATGCTTGTGCGTCCTTGTGAGGCTAACTAGTCCCTGTTGTCCGGCAGATGGTCGGGGCGGAACCATAGGGAGAAAATCGGCGTCCACGTGGCCTTTGACCAGGTTCTGAACATCAAACCATACTGCTGCACAGGCTCAGGTCACTCTGTCCACAGAGGAGGCTACACCTACGATCTGTCTGCTGTTGTTATGCATCATGGTAAAGGCTTCGGCTCAGGGCACTACACCGCATACTGCTACAATACAGAAGGAGGTGAGGAAGAGGCCTGACTTGACTCAGATCAGCTGATGACGTGCTGTTCTGTTATTAACCTGTTTTTGTGTCCGTCTCTTCAGGTTTCTGGGTCCACTGTAATGACTCTGACATGAAGGTTTGCAGTGTGGAGGAAGTGTGCAACACTCAGGCCTATATTCTCTTCTATACCCAGAGGTCTGCCTAGGTACCTCTCGCTGTGATGTCGACCTGTATGGGCAACTATAGGCTGCATTTATGAAAACGTTCTATGATGTCTTCCCAAGATGTCATTAAACAATCACTTTGAAAtgatttactaaaaaaagacagcaatGGGGGCAGTAGGACAGCCACAATCATGAGTCAAGCTGAAAAATTTAGCAGCTTAATCCAGATGAGAAAGATGATCATAATGGTGCACACACTGTAATGTTGCTAAGGCACAGTGaaggaaaataattaaattgtaatATTGTGAGGTTTTGGATTATGATTgatttataaatgaataaagaaatCAAAAACCTTTTCATAAATGAGGCCACGGGTTTCTCAGCCTGTGGGACCAGCATATCGGTTAATGGCCTGAAGACTGTGGGAGCAGGTCCGACTCTGTCCTGCTGAACACCGAGTTGTGTTGTCcgtgttttttaaaacaatcaGGCTCATGTCTGTTGAGTCTGGAACCAACCAGGCGCTCTCCTGAAACAGCATTTTACATTCAAAGGCAACACAGATTCTTGATTTTAGAGCATTTTTATCACATTAATGTTGTTCACATGTAGGGCTGTACCGAACAGTTCTAAGCTTCATTCATTACTGATTTTTTAATTCGACAATCGACAATTGAATGCtgccaggctttttttttttggtctattcATTCCATTTAAACCGGTAATTTCTGCACAGTTGCACCAAAAACTTAGGCTAtactaataacattaacattagGCAGCATTCACATGAGATCTGCCGGTGTGATGAAAATGCCAGTAATCCTATTCATCTGAGTGGGGGTAGTGCATCTGCCACAGGGCTGGAAAAGAACACCAGCCATGCAAAATTTCAAACACactaattttaaggaaaaacacAGCCTGATGTCAAACTTGGTGGCCAATCACGTAACCAGCTACCACGGGGCCGAAAACAACTTCGGTACAAGGAAGTTCTGAAAAAAATTGAatctaacaaaaaaagatgtaataatttcccaaattcttagtttttatttaatgaaatattcTGCTCAAAGCTTAATTtgttctgattatttcaaaaacaaaaaacaaaattttcacGTTAGCGACACACTTTTTGTTCAACACTTGTATTACCGGTCTAACAGCACATTAATGACATTTATATAaccacaataacaaaacaaaaaaagactaactaatttaactaattaaactaaatttaatgaatcactttattcaaatTAAGGATTTTGATCCCATattaaaaaactaattttggggtggtgatgacatcatgaagcCTTAAATGTAGAAAGAAGACATTCGGTACAGCCCTATTAATGTGCCTTACATATAACTACATCTGACAGCCAGTACATTAAATATTATGAGAGGTACATCGTTCAACATCAGTGTCCACCCACCTTACTGAAATGAATCTGAAGTCCTGACTCTGTGTTGCCTCCTGTTCAGCTTTTTTATTCTCGTGAAATGTCAGTAATGGAAACTTTGAATACTCCTCCCTGTGTCTGTTTGTACTtcatcctgtcctctcctcaacTGTACTGCTGTGACTGGACACTGTGTCTTAGGCTCGAGGCCTGCGCTCTCAGTGAACAggaatagttttttgttttagtttattttgtagtcattttatctGTTTCCATGAAAACACTTGATTGATGATGAGTGATGGAAAGCTGCACTTTTGAGGAGGGGCTACTATTGTTGGTCCTATCTTTGTGATTGTTCATCTTTTAGCTCCTGTATCTTGTTTAAATGGCAGCTCCCCCTGTGGTGTAACAGTTATAGACTAGTCTGAGCCCGGGCCGGAGACGCTGCACCTGTGTTTTAATTGCAGGAGACGGAGAAACGAATGAAAGGGCAGACTGCGATAAAGAAGAATGTGTTGGGGTACCCATTTTGAGTTGAGCACCTGAAAGCAATATATTGTACATCTTGCATCTTGACAGGAAATTAAGGTAAAATCAGGAATTCTTCTGCTTGttatacaatgttttttttctactctGCTGTTTCTATCAAGGTCTTTAGAATTTGCTAGGTAATCAAGAAAAACTTGTGTTTGATACGAGTCAAATGCAAAATACATTTGTGAACTCTGTAAAAGTTGGAACAATCTAATGACGATGAATGTCTTACTTTTTAGCGGTCAGGTGTGGCCATGCCACCGGCTCTGATCCCCTTGAGTTCTGTCTTGTACTGTAAGAATACCTGTCATAAATGTAATGGTCATATGGGTTTTGCCTGATggtaattattaaaaagacaaaacaaatctGATTCGTTTTCATGGGTTCTATTCATTTGAGAGTGGATAGTTGAATGGTCATTTGTCTAAATTAAAAGATTGAGGAGGATTGATTCAGGTTGTGAGCATGTTCTATGTCAACAGAATTATAGGAGTTTACATACATTAATAAATGTGCCATACATTTAGCATTGTAGCGGAAACAGATACAGTAAAGTGGAACAGGAATAATCCACAGGATTAgcacatggacacacagctgatCTGAAACCTCTAATGCTTTCTTTAAGATTTGAAACCTGCAGTAGAATAAATGTAATCTGGTCCAGACAAAGATGCATCTGATGGGAGggcattaaatgtaaataatctcTGAAGATTATTTATCCTCTTAATAGCAAACTGGTCTCAAACAATAGTTTGCCATTAACAAATCAGGTCATGGGTACTTTAATAATATAGAGCacaatgttttgtttgtaatattttctgttatttctgtaGGTTAGCTATGAGACAGCGCTATTAAAGTGCAACTGTAACTTTAAAGAgaagaaattacaattttttacGGTGCATTTTGTCACACAAAGGAATGCACCGTAACTCATTAGTTTGGGTTTTGCTGCCTCACTTATTCTATTTGGAACAGCAGCTTATGGTGATTGACTGTCtaacattaatttacattacAACATCAATAATAGCTTAGCATTATACTACTGATACAGCTAAAGGCTAATCCTTCTATTAGCATTTAGCTATATCAGTaggaactaaaaaaaatgacttgtttcTTGAAGTGTTGATCACACTGTGCTAAATCTGCAGTGTCATGCAGTTTCATGTTGATGcaattatttacttatttattatatatgtaCCAAACTACACCCACCAGCCATATCACAGCATAGACCCTTTTGCTAACCCTAAACCAACATTGTGATAGCATCCTACTCGGctgtaacgttagctagctagaTGAGTTAGCCATATAAAAACTATTCAGTGTAATTTTGTAGCAAGAAAAATaattcctacatgaaactgctctcAACAAGGTCCTTGGTTTATCTTGAGTGACCGGGACGTGTTTTCTGGATATtggacattgctgttgagtttttcaaatgtattttttgtcactttgaatACCACGGACAAGGGCCATCTAGAAGGCTGTCATCTTGACAGCTGATAACTCAACTGGCACCAAAATAATgaactttgattttaaaaaaagtacaagtaaaaaaaaggggTGATGGATCCCTGTAATATTAACAGATTTTGGGTTgccatgttgtaaaaaaaaataattttattaaagGCCCATAATGGAAGAAAATACACTATTAATAAAACAACTAGTTACAAAAGATGCCTAATTAGAAGGTGGCGCCATTATTGCTATATCTTAACAATATCTGATGGAAGAACATTTCAGTCAATAACTTCAGTCTGGAAAGGATGATAATATATTCAAGGTCAGCCtaatatatgaaataatttatttcttacattgtttaataaaacagcaaatattattttttgcaaaCTGGATATAAACTTTTATACAACTTGACATGCCAGTTAATTTGACACTGTGGATAGTAGCAGTTCTACAATAGTGGTTgtgaaataaaagcatttatGGACATAACAGATTTTACATCCTTGAATTATTAATGTGAATTTATCGCAGGTATCAGCGTTTCTTTTTAAACAGTTCATTCGACttcaagaaaaagacaaaaagagagaaatgcgTCTAAAAGCACCAGAACAGGATGTGAAACGAACCAGGAGTGACACCGAGTTGAGATACTACATATCTGCACTGTATTTCTGACAACAAAACGGCAGTTATAGAAGATTGATTTCGTCATTAATGAAATGTTGACTCATGCCAGCTAGATGCATCTTAGTGCACATAATAAGGACATGCATGAGCACATaacattcatgaaaaaaaacctttcccCTCTCAAATATTCTATAGCTTCAACATGAAGGTTACGGCGAATATGATCAGCATTTAAAAGTCATTATTAAGTTACTCTAGTCTTTGTAATTCACGtatcataaataattagaaaaagacGATCCAAAGATTACTTGCAAGAAAGTTTTTGGTGACAGCGATGCAGTCGATGATTGGTCATCAACACCAGTAGATTCGGGTGAGATGAGATGATGTCTTTTGTTGCTTGGCAAGCAGAGAATTTCAGTTCTTTTTCACTGTAAACACGTCTGAACACGCTCTGCAGGCTGGATCTTTTCCACGCCTCCTCTAAAAGTGCCACATTTTGTCCTCAAATGCTCCCAACAAGTACAGCGGCCCTCATTCTATTTCGGTCTCTGGATCCTTCAGTGGTGGCGAATGTGTTTGTAACTCAGCTTGGCAGCAGCCACGTCTCCACAAAGTCCCACTGCTTCCACATGATGAACAACAGCAAGGTCAGCAGGACCGTGGCGGCCACCCGGGCTCGGGTCTTCATCAGCGGGGTGATGAAGTTGGCCAAGGTGGAGACGAAGACCAGCAGCACGGCCATCAGCGCCAGGATGACATTGATGAGTTTTCCCAGCAGAGCTCGAGCGTTGGCGTTCTCCACTCCCTCCAACTGGACgacctgctgctgttgctgctgcagctccaacTTAGTGATGCGCGTCAGGCACGACTCCACCGCCTCCTGTAGTACACACAGACATACCAcgttgtgattaaaaaaaaatttttatttaaaagattttttcGGCATTATATagctttatttataatatagaTACTCGTGGTGAAAGGGGGAGATAAAGGAGAAGAcgtgggaaagggctccgagccagaTTTGAACCCAGGCCGCCCACTTACGAGGAGCCTCTATGGTATaggctctaccaggtgtgccaccaggaacacccaaacaaataaaataaaaaaacctttttgaaaGTCTGTTACAAGACATTCTCAATTTTTTGGGCTTTTCCACAAAGAGTTTTTTTCCCGCGcaaatttaaaatgtgcattgaacAGGTGGATAGAAGCACATCTGTTGTGTATTTACTGTTAATTAGGGATAACAAAGATATTCagtatcattaaaaaaaacccacttatGAAGCAAAgtctaagataagataagataagataagatattcctttattgatcctcCATTGGGGgaattcaggtgttgcagctgagtacagagtaaaaacagattaagattataaaaatagaataatacaaatgaaatagaataaagataaaaaaaaaaaataatagtataaaatagaaaatacaaacaaacaaataaacaaacaagaccaaactaaaaaactagTAGTGCAAAGGGGGTAAAATGTCAACAGCTATGTATCAGATTGTGACCTGAATGTCTCTTGCTCTCTCATAGGACTGGTAGGCGACTTTTTCCTCCATGCTGGCGAGTTCCTGTTTAAGGTTCGTCATCTCGTTCTGGTGCAGCTCTGTTAAGTCATTCAGCTGTTCTTCAAGTCTTTCATACCTGAATAtacagtagaaaacacacacgAGAATGCTCAAAATAATGCTATCAGATCATGTAAATTCCAAAGCCTGATTCAAATTATTAGAGCTCAAGCGTCTGTCCAAATAGTTTATTATTACCCATATTATGTTTGTTGTTAGacggcgacctctagtggcggCACTAGTTATGACAGAagtaaaggaggaagtcaggtgacgtaCTATAAATTTACTTATACTTATGTTAACCCAATTATTGATCTTTTTCTCAATCTAACCAGGTAGTTTTGTTTCACAAAATTAATCACAGGTTTAAACTGTAACCTTTCACAATATTAAATAGAAAGGTCATATACGTAATTTTGAGTGTTATTGGCAAATgaccaattattattatgttgttgAGGTATGAGGATTTAAGTTATTTCCCAGTCAAATGgttgtttaaatgaaaaacataatacCAGTCCAACTGGTAATGAACATTTTGTACTGTTTGTCTCATTTTGGACAATTATTTGGTGTTATTTAACAACCAAccttttgtctgtgtgtcaaatataatataatttcatattcatatcatatcatgtcattgtttgtttgaaaggcttgttattcttcaaatgtatttttttcaaccCTTACCCCAACTGTCACCGTTCACAAAGTTAAATAGAAAGGTAATATATGTAATTTTGAGTGTTATTGGCGAACAACCTATTACTATTCTGTTGTTGAGGTTACACATTATTGAGCCACACTTGCTGCACTGTCAGACATGTTCCTTTATTATGAAGAATAGGGGCTTGGTAGTTTTTTAAGTTGATCTGACATTCATCCTGCTGCAGCAAATCCTCTCTAGtgcaccaaatgtgtattaatccgCTGCTTAAAATAGTCCACAACAAATTCACTGTTTACTCCTGTTTGAGTAGCATTCACTAAAAACCACAGTGCCCAGATGTGAAAAGAAATTAGTTGGGTTAGGTTTTTTCAATAaggttttttcaataaaaaacccatctctttctttttaaagatgTATATCTTGAGTAGGAACAAATGTTCTTGGGGCTAAAAGTGACAGTGTGACAGGGTATGGAAGTACTAAgatgttttggtcttttcatgggatttattgacaataaCAAATATATCCCATTATGAAGACTGTACTGAATACATCAGGGTACATAAGTGTGActgacaatgtttttttttttatgtgtaccTGTATCTCTCTTCTTGCAGGCACTGTGTCATGTAGGAGTAGTCACTCTGCAGCTGACCCTTCATGTCCTCAATGGCATCCTCCATGTGCGCCTGGCTGGCTTTGATCTCCTGCAGGCCCTCAAGAAGAGAGTCCCAGGAGCTGTGCatgtgatggtggtggtggtggtgcccGTCCAGTCTGGGGCTCCCCATGGTTGGTCCTAACAGtcccactcctcctcctgcaccacCAGAATTACTGCCTGCTCCGGAGCCGGACGTGGCGCTGGAGCACTCGTCGTCACTGCCGTACTTTGGGCTGGAGACCAGAGTGGCGCTTCCACTCAGTGCACGAGGTGTCGGGGCGTCCTCAGAGTGGCCCCCGACTCCGTCCTCGAGTGAGTCCTTTAAGTGAGCGATGTTATCCGCACTGCCGAACTTGTTCCTGATCAGACTGGCGAACTCTCTTGGCTTGGAGACCACGGCTGTGTGAGTGAGGGCCGATACTCCACCTTTGACCCCTTCAACTACTCCACCTCCAAAACCACTTATCCCAGCACGAACGTTGGCCCCAACGTCCTTTAATCCCTGCTGCATGTCCCGCAGGACATCCTTAGGCTGCCGGGCCGGTCCATTCTGTAGAGAGGGAAGAGAAATGAGGAAGCAGAGAAGTGGAGGATCTCAAAGGTGGGAGAGATTAGGTTAAGGGAGAGAACTGCAGGAAGATAGATGAGGAAAGCAGGCCCTGTAGAGAATTAGGTGAGACACAGGATGATGCATTGGTTTAGGAGATGAGAATTGTCAGTCTATATTTGGACACAgctgtcctcacaaagatagttCAACACTTGTTTGAGTCAGCCACCAGATAATTATTCAAGTAGCCTACaaaaacagctgcacacacagaaaTCACATGTTCATGCACAGTTGCTCACCTACCTGTTCTATCTCCTTTAACTTCTTGTGATAGTGCTCTAGTTTTTTGTGCAAGTGTGCGATGGTCTGTGCTGACTTCTGGTTCTTCTTCTCAAACACCTGCTTGATCCTGGACGCCTGCTGTTTGTCTGCGTTGTGGGCCAACTTCAGGTACTCTGCAACGTTGTCGTCACGGGCCTCCTGCTCCACGCGGATCTGCTCGGTGACCTTTAGGATCTTTTGCTGCAGATGCTCTAAGGCAACACGGGTCCGCTGCGGCTCGCCAACTCCAAAACCCTCTGCACCTCCGCAGGCCATGACCCcagacgctgctgctgctgatgcccCCGCCCCGTCCGCACTGATGTTACTGTCAGAGCCTCCATGGCTGGTGGTGGAGGGTAGGCCTAGAGTTGCCACCTCGCTCTTGTCCAGCTGAGGGGACGAGAGGGCAGGCGGGCGTGATCAAGGGTGAGAGCACGAGAAGTACTACAGATGAGCTACGGTTGACATGACTTTACTCAAGTAGAATGATCATCAAAGTACAAAGGAAGATTATTCTGAGTAATAGGCAGagcagggctgggcaatatggaggAAGTCAAAAATCACTATATTTTTGACAAACTTCCTTGATATCAATATTGTGACGATATTGTAATGTTGACTATTGGTGCTTTTGCAATGAGATTTTTGAGAAATAGTCATCAGAAATTTGGACATTATCACTGTAGATAAAAGCAAATAGAAGAACAGCTAAGTTGAGAAAAATGCATCACTTTACTGAAATGAAGCCATtaaaaccagaaaaagacaacacttatgctatattatgatatattaaaatgtaagaTAATATCTAATATAACGATATTGATATAGTGTTGATACATTGCCCAGCCCCAATGC
Coding sequences within:
- the usp49 gene encoding ubiquitin carboxyl-terminal hydrolase 49 — its product is MDRCKHVGRLRLGHDHSILNPQKWQCVDCSTTDSVWACLKCSHVACGRFMEEHSLKHFQESHHPLAMEVRELDVFCFACGDYVLNDNAEGDLKLLRGALSTVRSPGRRSLRSSTGGECTTRVGEGGLQPAMQLASRHRRKALLGKMFQMWIGKHQELQNQRKEKLEEAKRQKKEVKRRLMEELGNVPPRKSARLLTQAPRSTITLIPRKFRDPPERLPPPLHLPPKKPSLLTLSRKAPQNGRAAKLRRYYSTHAVTRKRPAPGVTGLRNLGNTCYMNSILQVLSHLQKFRECFLTLDLCETEELLAKTNHSQGTKGVTGGVVGSANSALSGCPLGRMGKAGSWNLPVGKKESTPPSPTASELVQPKEQRCSTRQQMSLCHELHTLFRVMWSGRWTLVSPFAMLHSVWNLIPAFRGYDQQDAQEFLCELLDKVQQELDTEGSKRRIVIPITKRKLSKQVLKVLNTIFHGQLLSQVTCLSCKHKSNTVEPFWDLSLEFPERYHSVDKGSGSTAYQRSCTLTEMLSKFTEMEALEGRIYACNHCNKRRRKSSHKPLVLSEARKQLLIYRLPQVLRLHLKRFRWSGRNHREKIGVHVAFDQVLNIKPYCCTGSGHSVHRGGYTYDLSAVVMHHGKGFGSGHYTAYCYNTEGGFWVHCNDSDMKVCSVEEVCNTQAYILFYTQRSA
- the tmcc2 gene encoding transmembrane and coiled-coil domains protein 2; this translates as MLDKSEVATLGLPSTTSHGGSDSNISADGAGASAAAASGVMACGGAEGFGVGEPQRTRVALEHLQQKILKVTEQIRVEQEARDDNVAEYLKLAHNADKQQASRIKQVFEKKNQKSAQTIAHLHKKLEHYHKKLKEIEQNGPARQPKDVLRDMQQGLKDVGANVRAGISGFGGGVVEGVKGGVSALTHTAVVSKPREFASLIRNKFGSADNIAHLKDSLEDGVGGHSEDAPTPRALSGSATLVSSPKYGSDDECSSATSGSGAGSNSGGAGGGVGLLGPTMGSPRLDGHHHHHHHMHSSWDSLLEGLQEIKASQAHMEDAIEDMKGQLQSDYSYMTQCLQEERYRYERLEEQLNDLTELHQNEMTNLKQELASMEEKVAYQSYERARDIQEAVESCLTRITKLELQQQQQQVVQLEGVENANARALLGKLINVILALMAVLLVFVSTLANFITPLMKTRARVAATVLLTLLLFIMWKQWDFVETWLLPS